CGTGCCCAGCCGCTGCTGTTCGCCGTCGGCTACGGGCTGGGCCGGCTCCTGATGAGCTGGGGCGTCACGCCGACCGAGGCGCTGGGACACAGCGCCGGTGAGGTCGTGGCGGCCACGCTGGCCGGGGTGTTCACCGTCGCGGAGGCCGTGGCACTGGTACGTGGACGGGTCGGCGCGGCCACGGCGATTCCGCCCGGCGGGATGCTCGCCGTGGCCGCGTCCGTCGACCGGCTGGGCCCGTACCTGTCTGGACAGGTCGCGGTGGCGGCGGTGAATGCCGACCGTCGGACGACGCTGGCCGGGCCGGGCGCCGAACTGGCCGCAGTGGCGGCCCGGCTCGCAGCCGACGGGGTGTCCGTCCGGGCTATTCCGGGCACCACCCCGTTTCACAGCCCGGCGATGGAACCGGCTGTCGCAGCCGCCGAGCTGGCCTTCGTCGCCGTGCCCGGCCCGGCCCGGTTTCCCGTCCGATCCGGCTACACCGGGCAGCTTCTGACGCCCGAGCAGGCAGGCTCCGCGCGGTTCTGGGCCCGGCAGGTCGTCGACACCGTCCACTTCGGGTCCGCGTTGACGGCGCTGCTCGGCGGCGGGGACCGCCTGCTCGTCGAGTGCGGACCGGG
The sequence above is a segment of the Solwaraspora sp. WMMD406 genome. Coding sequences within it:
- a CDS encoding acyltransferase domain-containing protein; amino-acid sequence: MTATDVAHGTALLLCWAGADPAGERVARARVAEALRAGAPLPGPGPGAVRGAVVTTGAQALDHLAAAPVRRVPAGGPRPVALLLPGHGSQHHAMATGLYRDEPVFRAAVDDVLLAWRAEGEAIRADWLGTGAGAGIPIDDVRRAQPLLFAVGYGLGRLLMSWGVTPTEALGHSAGEVVAATLAGVFTVAEAVALVRGRVGAATAIPPGGMLAVAASVDRLGPYLSGQVAVAAVNADRRTTLAGPGAELAAVAARLAADGVSVRAIPGTTPFHSPAMEPAVAAAELAFVAVPGPARFPVRSGYTGQLLTPEQAGSARFWARQVVDTVHFGSALTALLGGGDRLLVECGPGRTLSAFASRQHAVRAGGSAVLSMLPGGRSDRRAVLETAAALWCEGHQLALDGRW